A DNA window from Fragaria vesca subsp. vesca linkage group LG3, FraVesHawaii_1.0, whole genome shotgun sequence contains the following coding sequences:
- the LOC101310976 gene encoding flowering-promoting factor 1-like protein 1-like, producing the protein MSGVWIFYKNGVTRLIPNPTRESFEQMEPPYPGTATAPGARPRVLIYLPANQVIRSYTELEQRLTEVGWTRYRPNSFCQPDLVQFHRSEHSAHLISLPANFDQFKSFHMYDIVVKNKSFFEVRDPNAL; encoded by the coding sequence ATGTCCGGCGTCTGGATATTCTACAAAAACGGCGTCACTCGACTCATCCCAAACCCGACCCGAGAGTCCTTCGAGCAAATGGAACCGCCCTATCCGGGTACAGCCACGGCACCGGGAGCTCGACCCCGAGTCTTGATATACCTTCCGGCTAACCAGGTCATCCGGTCCTATACTGAACTCGAGCAGCGACTCACTGAAGTCGGCTGGACTCGCTACCGGCCCAACTCATTCTGCCAACCGGACCTGGTGCAATTCCACCGCTCGGAGCACTCGGCTCACCTCATCTCGCTCCCTGCAAACTTCGATCAGTTCAAGTCGTTTCATATGTACGACATCGTCGTCAAGAATAAATCCTTCTTTGAAGTTCGTGATCCTAATGCATTATAG
- the LOC101309805 gene encoding uncharacterized protein LOC101309805, which produces MFVTTWKRPSWSKQEPSQNLKGKIMISRKTLKRWRLKQKNCRKNLIILKPKIKIFILSLHKVKLRRKSFRRIMKYVTKQKEKLRKKIIQLEKELEKKQALELEIEQMRGALRTMEHMDVNEDLDAKKQMDEIKQTLKEKEVECEDLDTLCQTLMVRERRSNDELQEARKELVNGL; this is translated from the exons ATGTTCGTTACCACCTGGAAAAGGCCTTCTTGGAGCAAGCAAGAGCCTTCTCAAAATCTGAAGGGCAAAATAATGATTTCAAGAAAAACCTTGAAGAGATGGAGGCTCAAACAAAAGAACTGCAGAAAAAACTTGATAATACTGAAGCCCAAAATAAAGATTTTCATATTAAGCTTGCACAAAGTGAAGTTGAGAAGAAAGAGCTTCAGGAGGATTATGAAATATGTTACG AAACAAAAGGAAAAACTAAGGAAAAAAATCATTCAATTGGAAAAGGAGCTGGAAAAAAAACAAGCACTAGAGCTGGAGATAGAGCAGATGAGAGGTGCTTTAAGGACGATGGAACACATGGATGTGAATGAGGACTTGGATGCCAAGAAGCAGATGGATGAAATCAAACAAACCCTAAAGGAGAAAGAGGTTGAGTGTGAAGATTTAGATACACTTTGCCAAACCCTTATGGTCAGGGAGCGGAGAAGTAACGATGAACTACAGGAGGCTCGCAAGGAGCTAGTCAAT GGACTATGA
- the LOC101294442 gene encoding uncharacterized protein LOC101294442, whose amino-acid sequence MSHRSKEEKDKLSDFKYYEDKYYYELKKGSYKIKDSDSTYRCPFCHEKSRPSYQLKELSRHASSIGRGSHSCGIKDEAKHWALKCYIDKYVDVKSRLEWPKELAQKIGGPKESAVKLEGPREPAAKPERAREPAAKRERPTEPAASAVKLEGPREPAAKRERPTEPAAKTDVSVEPALKKERYLEPAQQIERPTESPKLNDEKLFVWPVMGVLANIKTEFKGGKHVGESGSKIKAELTAKGFNPVRVHPLWNFRGHSGFAVVEFENNWEGFNNGMSFERSFEVERHGKRDYNLTRNRGDQFYGWVARDDDYNSRSIVSDYLRKNGDLKTVSGQQAEEQRKTIKLVSNLQNTLEIKSSHLEEMQNKYQNTANSLNKVVHERDAILKAFNEEREKREQMEKEYFWRILKEHKEAATQLEDQRKELERREKLLQQRRALNDSERRKLHHDRQMNARATLEQKKADESMLRLAEEQKKQKEALRKKIIQLEKELEKKQALELEIEQMRGSLKTMEHMDVDEDVDAKKKMDEIKQNLEEKEQEFDDVEELHQALVVKERRNNDEVQEARKELVYVCTFDLSCFTVAWFIESTVSRFIELYTSILVIQK is encoded by the exons ATGTCTCACAGATCAAAGGAAGAAAAGGATAAGTTGTCTGATTTCAAGTACTATGAGGACAAGTATTATTATGAGTTGAAGAAAGGTAGTTACAAAATAAAAGATTCTGATTCAACTTACAGATGTCCATTTTGCCATGAGAAAAGTAGGCCAAGTTATCAACTCAAGGAGCTTTCAAGACATGCTTCTTCTATCGGTAGAGGCTCACACAGCTGTGGTATAAAAGATGAAGCCAAGCACTGGGCTTTGAAGTGTTATATTGATAAATATGTTGATGTGAAGAGTCGGTTAGAATGGCCTAAAGAACTTGCACAGAAGATAGGAGGACCTAAAGAATCTGCGGTCAAGTTAGAAGGGCCTAGAGAACCTGCAGCCAAGCCAGAAAGGGCTAGAGAACCTGCAGCCAAGAGGGAAAGGCCTACAGAACCTGCAGCCTCTGCAGTCAAGTTAGAAGGGCCTAGAGAACCTGCAGCCAAGAGGGAAAGGCCTACAGAACCGGCAGCCAAGACAGACGTTTCTGTAGAGCCGGCACTGAAGAAAGAACGTTATTTAGAGCCTGCACAGCAGATAGAAAGGCCTACAGAATCCCCTAAACTGAATGATGAGAAATTGTTTGTATGGCCTGTGATGGGTGTTTTGGCAAACATTAAAACTGAGTTTAAAGGTGGGAAACACGTTGGTGAAAGTGGGTCTAAAATAAAAGCCGAGTTGACAGCAAAAGGTTTTAATCCTGTGAGGGTTCATCCTTTGTGGAATTTTCGCGGTCACTCCGGTTTTGCAGTTGTTGAATTTGAGAATAACTGGGAAGGTTTCAACAATGGTATGTCCTTTGAGAGAAGTTTTGAAGTTGAGCGCCATGGAAAAAGGGACTATAATCTGACGAGGAATAGAGGAGATCAATTCTATGGTTGGGTTGCTCGGGATGATGATTACAATTCAAGAAGCATAGTAAGTGATTATCTCCGCAAGAATGGTGATTTGAAGACTGTTTCTGGTCAGCAAGCTGAGGAACAGAGAAAAACTATAAAGCTTGTATCCAATCTACAAAACACCTTGGAGATAAAGAGTTCACATCTTGAGGAGATGCAAAACAAATATCAAAATACTGCTAATTCCTTAAACAAAGTAGTGCATGAAAGGGACGCGATACTCAAAGCTTTCAATGAGG AAAGAGAGAAAAGGGAACAGATGGAAAAAGAATACTTCTGGAGGATATTGAAGGAGCATAAGGAAGCTGCAACACAGTTGGAAGATCAAAGAAAAGAGCTAGAGCGCCGTGAGAAGCTACTGCAACAACGCAGGGCACTAAATGACAGTGAGAGGAGGAAACTCCATCATGATAGGCAAATG AATGCAAGGGCTACTTTGGAACAGAAAAAAGCTGATGAAAGTATGTTACGGTTGGCAGAAGAACAGAAG AAACAAAAGGAGGCACTAAGGAAAAAAATCATTCAATTGGAAAAGGAGCTGGAAAAAAAACAAGCACTGGAGCTGGAGATAGAGCAGATGAGAGGTTCTTTAAAGACGATGGAACATATGGATGTGGATGAGGACGTAGATGCCAAGAAGAAGATGGATGAAATCAAACAAAACTTGGAGGAGAAGGAGCAGGAGTTTGATGATGTAGAAGAACTTCATCAAGCGCTTGTGGTCAAGGAGCGGAGAAATAACGATGAAGTGCAGGAGGCTCGTAAGGA
- the LOC101298690 gene encoding probable receptor-like protein kinase At5g47070-like — protein sequence MKCFHFTNGERRGDDDDAPGVVSRAPSKVSWARSLSVASSSYDNTNYNNRRSEFDNSDSRDISDSAAFFDLLSQRRANDLRVFAFSELKSASRGFSRALLIGEGGFGCVYRGIVNDDGAKMDVAIKQLNRNGFQGHKEWINEVNFLGVVKHPNLVKLVGYCAEDDERGIQRLLVYELMHNRSLEDHLLVRCPSPLPWMTRLKIAQDAARGLAYLHEEMDFQLIFRDFKPSNVLLDEDFNAKLSDFGLARQGPLEGMTHVSTAVVGTVGYAAPEYVQTGKLTAKSDVWSFGVVLYELITGRRAMERNLPRSEQKLLEWVRPYASDSKKFHLIVDPRLEGQYCIKSAQKLASLANKCLSKQPKSRPKMSDVVGILGTIIDEQTPQDEVAPQPVIETDEAKEETLEVAEIESTTKQGNKNLKKVFDIKDMVNFRNKSIGKLDWRNWTPGLIRTW from the exons ATGAAGTGCTTCCATTTCACCAACGGCGAGAGGCGCGGCGACGACGACGACGCCCCCGGAGTCGTTTCCCGCGCCCCCTCCAAGGTCTCCTGGGCGCGCTCCCTCAGCGTCGCCTCCAGCAGCTACGACAACACCAACTACAACAACCGCCGCTCCGAGTTCGACAACTCCGACTCCCGCGACATTTCCGACTCGGCGGCCTTCTTCGACCTGCTGAGTCAGCGTCGGGCCAATGATCTGAGGGTCTTCGCCTTCTCCGAGCTCAAATCGGCCAGCCGCGGGTTCAGCCGGGCCTTGCTGATCGGCGAGGGAGGGTTTGGGTGCGTTTACCGTGGGATCGTTAACGACGACGGAGCTAAAATGGACGTTGCTATCAAACAGTTGAATCGTAACGGCTTCCAG GGGCATAAGGAGTGGATCAATGAGGTGAACTTTTTGGGAGTTGTTAAGCATCCGAATCTAGTGAAGTTAGTTGGATACTGTGCGGAAGATGATGAGAGGGGGATCCAGCGGCTTTTGGTTTATGAACTTATGCATAATAGAAGCCTGGAGGATCATCTGTTGGTTCGATGCCCGTCACCGCTCCCGTGGATGACGAGACTAAAAATTGCTCAGGATGCAGCTCGCGGATTGGCGTACCTGCATGAGGAAATGGATTTCCAG CTAATATTCCGGGATTTTAAACCGTCGAATGTTCTGCTAGATGAGGACTTCAATGCAAAGCTTTCAGACTTTGGACTAGCAAGGCAAGGACCTCTCGAGGGAATGACTCATGTTTCAACTGCA GTTGTGGGGACGGTAGGGTATGCGGCTCCAGAATATGTACAGACAGGTAAACTAACCGCTAAAAGTGATGTCTGGAGCTTTGGAGTGGTGCTCTACGAGCTCATCACAGGAAGAAGAGCGATGGAGAGAAATCTGCCCCGGAGTGAGCAGAAACTTTTGGAATGGGTCAGACCATATGCTTCAGATTCAAAGAAATTCCATCTTATTGTAGACCCACGACTTGAAGGACAGTATTGCATCAAGTCAGCTCAGAAGCTGGCATCGTTAGCTAACAAGTGTCTATCAAAACAACCAAAGTCTCGCCCGAAAATGAGTGACGTGGTTGGGATTTTGGGAACTATCATCGATGAGCAGACACCTCAAGATGAAGTTGCTCCTCAACCTGTTATCGAAACTGACGAGGCAAAGGAAGAAACTTTGGAGGTGGCTGAGATTGAATCTACTACCAAACAAGGAAACAAGAATCTGAAAAAGGTTTTTGATATAAAAGATATGGTAAACTTTAGAAACAAATCTATCGGGAAGTTAGATTGGAGAAACTGGACCCCTGGGTTGATACGAACTTGGTGA